The DNA sequence AATGTTCGCCAGCGTGGTTTTTCCCAACCCTGGCGGGCCGAAAATCAGCAGATGATCGAGCGCGTCGCCGCGCATTTTGGCCGCCTCAATAAATATTTCCATCTGCTCGCGAACAACCGGCTGGCCGACATATTCTTCCAGCAGCTTAGGACGGATAGCGCGGTCGATAATCTCTTCTTCGCTGACGGTTCCCGGCGAGACCAGGCGATCGGCTTCAATCATGCTTTACCTCAAATAGCTGCGCGCAGAGCTTCGCGGATCAGCGTTTCACAATCGGCCTGCGGGCGGCCCACTTTGCTAATCATCCGGCTGGCTTCCTGAGGTTTATACCCCAGCGACACCAGCGCGGCAACGGCTTCTGCTTCAGCATCGTTCGCCGCATCGGCGGGTTGCACTTCACTGGTCAGTGCAAACGGCGCATCGGCGGCGAACAGATCGCCATGCATGCCTTTAAAGCGATCTTTCATCTCGACAACCAGACGCTCGGCGGTTTTCTTTCCGACGCCTGGCAGTTTAACCAGCGCGGCAATCTCCTCACGCTCAACGGCCGTCACGAACTGCTGAGCGGACATGCCGGAAAGGATCGCCAGCGCCAGTTTAGGCCCAACGCCGTTTACTTTGATCAGCTCACGGAACAGCGCCCGCTCCTGCTTGCTGTTGAAGCCAAACAGCAGCTGTGCGTCTTCACGCACCACGAAATGGGTAAAGATCACCGCTTCGTGATTCAGTTCAGGAAGCTCATAAAAGCAGGTCATCGGCATATGGATTTCGTAGCCCACGCCACCCGTTTCCAGCAGCACCAGCGGCGGCTGTTTTTCCAGAATATTGCCTCTCAGACGACCAATCACGTTAGCTTCCTTCGGAATAGATTTAATGCGAGGGTTATATCATAAAAAAAGCTGGATGGATATCCAGCTTATCAGGAACGTAGCCGACCCCGGGCCAGGTTTAGCTTTCCTTCGCCCATCCGGTTAGCGTTCTGGCTAACGTGACAATGGGTGATGGCGATAGCCAGCGCATCGGCGGCATCGGCTTGAGGATTGGCAGAGAGTTTCAGCAAGGTTCGCACCATGTGCTGCACCTGGCTTTTCTCCGCGCTGCCGATGCCGACCACGGTTTGCTTAACCTGACGCGCAGCATATTCAAAGACCGGCAGATCCTGGTTTACCGCCGCGACGATAGCGGAGCCGCGCGCCTGGCCCAGCTTCAGCGCTGAATCGGCATTTTTCGCCATAAAAACCTGCTCGATAGCGAAATAGTCGGGCTGAAACTGGGTAATGATCTCCGTTACGCCGGCGTAGATCAGCTTCAGTCGCGTCGGCAGATCGGTAACGTTAGTGCGGATACAGCCGCTGCCAAGATAGGTCAGCTGACGGCCAACCTGACGAATAATGCCGTAACCGGTGATGCGCGACCCCGGATCGATACCTAAAATGATCGCCATCACGCACCTCCGGCCAGCGGGTTTTGCAGGGACAACGCCATTACAGGGTTGCCGCAACCTCGTCAGAGATCTCACCGTTATGGTAGACTTCCTGCACGTCGTCACAGTCTTCCAGCATGTCGATCAGACGCAGCAGTTTTGGTGCTGTTTCTGCATCCATATCCGCTTTGGTCGACGGGATCATGGTGACTTCGGCTTCATCAGCATTAAGACCCGCCGCAGCCAGCGCGTCTTTCACTTCACCCAGAGATTCCCAGGCAGTGAATACATCAATCGCACCGTCGTCGTAAGTCACAACGTCATCTGCACCCGCTTCCAGCGCGGCATCCATTACCGTATCTTCTTCCAGGCCCGGTGCAAAGGAGATCACGCCTTTACGGGTAAACAGATAGGCGACGGATCCATCGGTCCCCAGGTTGCCGCCGGTTTTGGTGAAGGCGTGACGCACTTCGGAAACGGTACGGTTACGGTTATCACTCAGGCACTCAACCATAACCGCCGTGCCGCCAGGGCCGTAACCTTCATAGATGATGGTTTCCATGTTGCTGTCATCTTCGCCGCCCACGCCGCGTGCAATAGCACGGTTCATGGTGTCACGGGTCATGTTGTTAGACAGCGCCTTGTCCATTGCCGCGCGCAGACGTGGGTTTGAACCCGCGTCACCGCCGCCCAGCTTCGCTGCTGTTACCAGCTCACGAATGATTTTGGTGAAGATCTTACCGCGTTTGGCATCCTGAGCTGCTTTGCGGTGTTTGGTGTTTGCCCATTTACTATGACCAGCCATTAATTAATTCTCTCCTCGATCCCTCACAGGCTATCTTACTGGTGAGTTTGTCCGCTGGCAGTGCTCAGAATCCTCACGTACCAAAAGTACGCTGCGGTTCTTGCGCGCTGGCAGCGAACAAACTCACTGCGACGATGACGCCTGGAAGTTTAACTAAGCCGATATCGTCCTGATTGAACGATCGTTATTCAAAAAACGTTATTGTACAAATTCTTCAATTGCCTGGCGGTTACTCCAGGACTTGGTCAGCGCTGCGCCCGCGTGTGGCGGCAGCCACTGATAAGCCAGGTGCTCGCTGAGGGAAATCTCCCGCTCGCGGGGTAGCGCCAGACAGAACCAGTGTTCGCTGTTATGCGTCACGTCCGGTGCGTAGCGATGGCGGAAATGGGTAAAGATTTCGAATTGTATCTGACGCTGGCAATCCACTAATGTGAGCTGCTCGGCGTTGATGTCAATTCCCACTTCTTCACACACTTCCCGCCGTGCGGTTTCGGCCAGCGTTTCACCCGCTTCCTGACTGCCGGTAACGGATTGCCAGAAAGCGGGATCGTCGCGCCGCTGTAACATCAGCACCCGCCCGGTATCACGGGCGAAAATCACCACCAGCACCGAGACGGGATGCTTAAATGCCATCAGT is a window from the Pantoea sp. CCBC3-3-1 genome containing:
- the ruvA gene encoding Holliday junction branch migration protein RuvA, which encodes MIGRLRGNILEKQPPLVLLETGGVGYEIHMPMTCFYELPELNHEAVIFTHFVVREDAQLLFGFNSKQERALFRELIKVNGVGPKLALAILSGMSAQQFVTAVEREEIAALVKLPGVGKKTAERLVVEMKDRFKGMHGDLFAADAPFALTSEVQPADAANDAEAEAVAALVSLGYKPQEASRMISKVGRPQADCETLIREALRAAI
- the nudB gene encoding dihydroneopterin triphosphate diphosphatase produces the protein MAFKHPVSVLVVIFARDTGRVLMLQRRDDPAFWQSVTGSQEAGETLAETARREVCEEVGIDINAEQLTLVDCQRQIQFEIFTHFRHRYAPDVTHNSEHWFCLALPREREISLSEHLAYQWLPPHAGAALTKSWSNRQAIEEFVQ
- a CDS encoding YebC/PmpR family DNA-binding transcriptional regulator, producing the protein MAGHSKWANTKHRKAAQDAKRGKIFTKIIRELVTAAKLGGGDAGSNPRLRAAMDKALSNNMTRDTMNRAIARGVGGEDDSNMETIIYEGYGPGGTAVMVECLSDNRNRTVSEVRHAFTKTGGNLGTDGSVAYLFTRKGVISFAPGLEEDTVMDAALEAGADDVVTYDDGAIDVFTAWESLGEVKDALAAAGLNADEAEVTMIPSTKADMDAETAPKLLRLIDMLEDCDDVQEVYHNGEISDEVAATL
- the ruvC gene encoding crossover junction endodeoxyribonuclease RuvC, with product MAIILGIDPGSRITGYGIIRQVGRQLTYLGSGCIRTNVTDLPTRLKLIYAGVTEIITQFQPDYFAIEQVFMAKNADSALKLGQARGSAIVAAVNQDLPVFEYAARQVKQTVVGIGSAEKSQVQHMVRTLLKLSANPQADAADALAIAITHCHVSQNANRMGEGKLNLARGRLRS